From Candidatus Eremiobacteraceae bacterium, one genomic window encodes:
- the tadA gene encoding tRNA adenosine(34) deaminase TadA produces MDDESYMRRALELAAVAKSRGDVPVGALLVRDGEIAAVGFNQKEAAHDPTAHAEIVAIRQAAARSGGWRLSGSTLYVTKEPCVMCAAACVAARIDRIVYGCPDPKGGGAGSVVNLASHEKLNHRVTVEGGVLEEEAAQMLRAFFKERRAEELS; encoded by the coding sequence ATGGATGACGAATCCTACATGCGCCGGGCGCTCGAACTCGCTGCGGTCGCAAAGTCGCGTGGGGACGTGCCGGTTGGCGCGTTGCTCGTGCGCGACGGCGAGATCGCCGCTGTCGGCTTCAATCAAAAGGAAGCCGCGCACGATCCGACGGCGCACGCGGAAATCGTCGCGATCCGCCAGGCGGCTGCGCGATCGGGCGGCTGGCGCCTGAGCGGCTCGACGCTGTACGTGACGAAGGAGCCGTGTGTCATGTGCGCGGCGGCGTGCGTGGCAGCGAGGATCGACCGGATCGTGTATGGATGTCCTGATCCGAAGGGCGGCGGCGCGGGATCGGTCGTGAACCTCGCAAGCCACGAAAAGTTGAACCATCGGGTGACGGTAGAAGGAGGAGTGCTCGAAGAAGAAGCCGCGCAGATGCTGCGTGCGTTCTTCAAAGAGCGACGAGCGGAAGAATTGTCGTGA